The Acidimicrobiales bacterium genome has a segment encoding these proteins:
- a CDS encoding MaoC family dehydratase, giving the protein MTSHERPFGAYLEDFVVGDVYRHWPGKTITEYDDHLFCMITMNHHPLHTNEWFAESETVQGRNVVVGNLVYSLVLGMSVPDISGSSIANLEVESLVHRFPTFHGDTVYAETRILDVVPSRSKDDRGVVTVETKGFNQRGEEVCYFRRKVMVWKRDHAPARRRPYSEPVWD; this is encoded by the coding sequence ATGACCTCCCACGAGCGCCCCTTCGGCGCCTACCTCGAGGACTTCGTGGTCGGCGACGTGTACCGCCACTGGCCGGGGAAGACGATCACCGAGTACGACGACCACCTCTTCTGCATGATCACGATGAACCATCACCCGTTGCACACCAACGAGTGGTTCGCCGAGTCGGAGACCGTGCAGGGCCGCAATGTCGTCGTCGGCAACCTCGTGTACTCGCTGGTGCTCGGCATGAGCGTCCCCGACATCAGCGGGTCCTCCATCGCCAATCTGGAGGTCGAGTCGCTCGTCCACCGCTTCCCGACCTTTCACGGCGACACCGTCTATGCCGAGACCCGGATTCTCGATGTCGTCCCTTCGCGCTCGAAGGACGACCGGGGGGTCGTGACGGTCGAGACGAAGGGCTTCAACCAGCGAGGCGAGGAGGTTTGCTACTTCCGCCGCAAGGTCATGGTGTGGAAGCGGGATCACGCGCCGGCGAGGCGCCGGCCCTACAGCGAACCCGTGTGGGACTGA
- the rfbC gene encoding dTDP-4-dehydrorhamnose 3,5-epimerase, which yields MPTITASEQIVDVVVVKPDVHGDERGRFLETYRRSWFPLGREMVQGSCSDKRAGAVVGLHYHLHQADYWYVVRGEARVVLHDLRQGSPTDRATLTLDLGERNTLGVFIPPGVAHGFAATADMTLTYLVDGYYNPADELGVAWDDPEIGADWGVAAPVVSERDRSNPRRSDLPPALRPTVGLRT from the coding sequence GTGCCCACCATCACCGCGTCAGAACAGATCGTGGATGTCGTCGTGGTGAAGCCCGACGTCCATGGGGACGAGCGGGGCCGCTTCCTCGAGACCTACCGCCGATCGTGGTTTCCCCTGGGCCGCGAGATGGTGCAGGGGAGCTGCTCGGACAAGCGGGCCGGCGCCGTGGTCGGCCTCCACTACCACCTCCACCAGGCCGACTACTGGTACGTGGTGCGGGGCGAGGCCCGGGTGGTGCTCCACGATCTCCGCCAGGGGTCGCCCACCGACCGTGCGACCCTGACCCTCGACCTGGGCGAACGGAACACCCTCGGCGTCTTCATTCCCCCCGGAGTGGCCCACGGCTTCGCCGCGACCGCCGACATGACCCTGACCTACCTGGTCGACGGGTACTACAACCCGGCGGACGAGTTGGGTGTGGCCTGGGACGACCCTGAGATCGGCGCCGACTGGGGGGTGGCCGCGCCCGTCGTGTCCGAGCGTGACCGGAGCAACCCCCGCCGCTCGGATCTCCCGCCCGCCCTGCGGCCGACCGTGGGGTTACGCACATGA
- a CDS encoding crotonase/enoyl-CoA hydratase family protein yields MSSSEVLSVERDEHVATLWLDRAERRNAMGPDFWADLPVMMEQLADDEEIRAVVVAARGPHFSVGLDLKAMGGSVAGSGGSQVANARQTLREVRRMQASVTSVADCPKPVIAAVQGYCIGGGVDLISACDIRLAAADAVFSVRETKIAIVADLGSLQRLPRIIPMGHVAELAYTGKDVTADRARQIGLVNDVLPDHEGVVKAAAEMAAEIAANSPLAVQGTKAVLAAGEARSVAEGLDYVAAWNAAFLPSDDLREAMVAFAEKRPASFRGQ; encoded by the coding sequence ATGTCCAGCTCAGAGGTCCTATCCGTCGAGCGCGACGAACACGTCGCCACTCTCTGGCTCGACCGCGCCGAGCGCCGGAACGCGATGGGTCCAGACTTCTGGGCCGATCTGCCAGTGATGATGGAACAGCTGGCCGACGACGAGGAGATCCGCGCCGTCGTCGTGGCGGCGCGCGGACCGCACTTCAGCGTTGGCCTCGATCTCAAAGCCATGGGCGGCTCCGTGGCCGGCTCCGGCGGGTCGCAGGTGGCCAACGCCCGCCAGACCCTGCGGGAGGTGCGCCGGATGCAGGCTTCGGTCACCTCGGTGGCGGACTGTCCCAAGCCGGTGATCGCCGCCGTGCAGGGCTACTGCATCGGAGGCGGCGTCGACCTCATTTCCGCCTGCGACATCCGGCTGGCGGCGGCCGACGCCGTCTTCTCCGTCCGCGAGACGAAGATCGCCATCGTCGCCGACCTCGGCAGCCTGCAGCGCCTGCCGCGCATCATCCCCATGGGGCACGTGGCCGAGCTCGCGTATACGGGCAAGGACGTCACCGCCGACCGCGCCCGTCAGATCGGTCTGGTGAACGACGTACTTCCCGACCACGAGGGCGTGGTGAAGGCCGCCGCCGAGATGGCGGCCGAGATCGCCGCCAACTCACCGCTCGCCGTGCAGGGGACCAAGGCGGTGCTGGCGGCCGGCGAGGCGCGCAGCGTGGCCGAGGGGCTGGACTACGTGGCCGCGTGGAACGCGGCCTTCCTCCCGTCCGACGACCTCCGAGAGGCGATGGTCGCCTTCGCCGAGAAGCGCCCGGCATCGTTCAGGGGCCAGTAG
- the sufD gene encoding Fe-S cluster assembly protein SufD, with product MTEFTVDAAAALPGPAWMKQRRADALSRFEAGELPTEAEEVWRYSRIDELDLASFRPVAATATETGLPPAVTAVADAVGPRSGLLVLRDGRVAHAEVRDDLAARGVLLDGLLHAAPDEGAELLGSVAAAPDGFVELATAFLAEAALVQVPPKVELDAPLVVVHWLGTEGAAVFPRTVVKVGEASQAAVVEVMASGDVAALAAPVVELDVADAANLAYVGLQQLGSRVWQVAYQASRVGRDASLRSFTAALGGEYARLRTDSRLAGQGGSSQLMAAFFGAADQMHDFRTLQDHDAPKTTSDLLFKGAVRDRARSVYSGLIRIRHGARGSNAFQTNRNLVLSEGAHADSVPNLEIEENDVRCSHASTVGPIDEEQRYYLESRGVPPAVADRLIVAGFFGDILERAPAPGVRAHLRRAVGDRLERD from the coding sequence TTGACCGAGTTCACCGTCGACGCCGCGGCCGCGCTGCCGGGGCCAGCCTGGATGAAGCAACGGCGCGCCGATGCGTTGAGCCGGTTCGAGGCGGGGGAGTTGCCGACCGAGGCGGAGGAGGTGTGGCGCTACAGCCGCATCGACGAGCTCGACCTGGCCTCCTTTCGGCCCGTCGCCGCCACCGCGACGGAGACCGGCCTGCCTCCTGCGGTCACCGCCGTCGCCGACGCGGTCGGCCCACGCTCGGGCCTGCTGGTGCTGCGCGACGGTCGCGTCGCCCACGCCGAGGTGCGCGACGATCTTGCCGCTCGGGGCGTCCTCCTCGACGGCCTGCTGCACGCCGCTCCCGACGAAGGGGCCGAGCTGCTGGGTTCGGTGGCCGCCGCGCCCGACGGCTTCGTCGAGCTCGCCACCGCGTTCCTCGCCGAGGCGGCCCTCGTCCAGGTGCCGCCGAAGGTCGAGCTGGACGCGCCCCTCGTCGTCGTGCACTGGCTCGGCACGGAGGGAGCTGCCGTCTTTCCCCGCACCGTCGTGAAGGTCGGGGAGGCCAGCCAGGCCGCTGTGGTCGAAGTGATGGCCTCGGGTGACGTCGCGGCTCTGGCGGCCCCGGTCGTGGAGCTCGACGTGGCCGACGCCGCCAACCTCGCCTATGTGGGACTCCAGCAGCTCGGCTCGCGGGTCTGGCAGGTCGCCTATCAGGCCAGTCGCGTCGGCAGGGACGCCAGCCTGCGGTCGTTCACAGCTGCCCTCGGCGGCGAGTACGCCAGGCTGCGAACGGACTCGAGGCTCGCGGGTCAGGGTGGGTCGAGCCAGCTCATGGCCGCCTTCTTCGGCGCCGCCGACCAGATGCACGACTTCCGCACCCTGCAGGACCACGACGCCCCGAAGACGACCAGCGATCTGCTGTTCAAGGGCGCGGTGCGGGATCGCGCCCGTTCGGTGTACAGCGGTCTCATCCGGATCCGCCACGGCGCCCGCGGGAGCAATGCCTTCCAGACCAACCGCAACCTCGTGCTGTCGGAGGGTGCCCACGCCGACTCGGTTCCGAACCTCGAGATCGAGGAGAACGACGTGCGGTGCAGCCACGCCTCGACGGTGGGACCGATCGACGAGGAGCAGCGGTACTACCTGGAGAGCCGCGGTGTGCCCCCGGCTGTGGCGGACCGCCTGATCGTGGCCGGCTTCTTCGGCGACATCCTCGAGCGGGCGCCCGCCCCGGGCGTGCGCGCCCATCTGCGGCGGGCCGTGGGCGATCGTCTGGAGAGGGACTGA
- a CDS encoding PhzF family phenazine biosynthesis protein, whose product MGIELRYRVVDVFSDRALAGNAVCVVLDPCPEPVMGAIAREVNLSETTFPTVIGADEYEVRIFTPTVELPFAGHPSLGTAWVLGPRRWTQTSEGATVVVEADEMGAVMGQPTPEISEAPKALLTDSTLPGAEGAEGAYRAQAGGIAHLLIPTTVRLDRLRPSPAAVAEVAQRARATTVALFTWRDDAMLHVRVFVPGPEGSSGGGFEDPGTGSAAGPIALLARRLWGTAADVTICQGDEIGRPCRIEAHAEDGDVRVGGRIAACAEGRFTL is encoded by the coding sequence ATGGGCATCGAGCTGCGCTACCGGGTCGTCGACGTGTTCTCCGACCGGGCGCTGGCGGGCAACGCCGTGTGTGTCGTGCTGGACCCCTGTCCGGAGCCCGTGATGGGAGCCATCGCCAGGGAGGTCAACCTGAGCGAGACGACCTTCCCGACCGTGATCGGAGCGGACGAGTACGAGGTGCGCATCTTCACACCCACCGTGGAGCTCCCGTTCGCCGGTCATCCCAGCCTCGGCACGGCGTGGGTCCTCGGACCCCGCCGCTGGACCCAGACCTCGGAGGGGGCCACCGTCGTCGTCGAGGCCGACGAGATGGGGGCGGTGATGGGTCAGCCCACCCCAGAGATCTCCGAGGCGCCGAAGGCGCTGCTAACGGACTCGACCCTTCCAGGGGCAGAGGGTGCCGAGGGGGCCTACCGAGCCCAGGCCGGGGGCATCGCTCACCTCCTCATCCCGACCACGGTCCGCCTCGACCGGCTCCGCCCGTCGCCCGCGGCCGTCGCAGAGGTGGCCCAGAGGGCCCGAGCGACCACGGTTGCCCTCTTCACCTGGCGGGACGATGCGATGCTCCACGTGCGGGTCTTCGTTCCCGGCCCGGAGGGCTCCTCGGGGGGAGGGTTCGAGGATCCGGGCACAGGCTCCGCAGCCGGGCCCATCGCACTCCTGGCTCGCCGCCTCTGGGGTACGGCCGCCGACGTGACCATCTGCCAGGGCGACGAGATCGGCCGGCCCTGCCGGATCGAGGCGCACGCGGAGGACGGCGATGTACGGGTCGGCGGCAGGATCGCCGCCTGCGCCGAGGGCAGGTTCACCCTGTAG
- a CDS encoding MBL fold metallo-hydrolase: MRGSCPCPSEANRRYGGNTACVVVDAPGEAPIIFDLGTGLRQFGERQPTDGSFRATAFLTHIHWDHVQGLPFFPPIDRVGATLDVYGPPQQEGSLHDVFGDFMRPPYFPVHFSELRGDIRFHDVLEEDFSVGAAKVRIRPVPHCGPTIGFRVETGGQSVAYISDHQAPLSLRGVADSVLELCDGVDLLIHDAQYTQAEFREKAHWGHCTVEYALLVAREAGAHRLALFHHDPAHDDDEIDRLLWHARCISEGAGGVDEVVAAAEGMVIDLPNP; this comes from the coding sequence GTGCGAGGCTCGTGCCCTTGTCCGAGCGAAGCGAATCGACGCTATGGCGGCAACACCGCCTGCGTCGTCGTCGACGCCCCCGGCGAGGCACCCATCATCTTCGACCTGGGGACCGGGCTGCGACAGTTCGGGGAGCGTCAGCCGACCGACGGCTCGTTCCGGGCCACGGCCTTCCTCACCCACATCCACTGGGACCACGTCCAGGGCCTTCCGTTCTTCCCGCCCATCGACCGTGTCGGCGCCACGCTCGACGTCTACGGGCCGCCTCAGCAGGAGGGCTCCCTGCACGACGTGTTCGGGGACTTCATGCGACCGCCCTACTTCCCGGTGCACTTCAGCGAGCTGCGAGGCGACATCCGCTTCCACGATGTGCTCGAGGAGGACTTCTCCGTCGGGGCGGCCAAGGTTCGGATTCGGCCGGTTCCCCACTGCGGACCGACCATCGGCTTCCGGGTCGAGACCGGAGGCCAGAGTGTCGCCTATATCAGTGACCACCAGGCCCCGCTGTCGCTGCGCGGGGTCGCCGACAGCGTGCTCGAGCTGTGCGACGGCGTGGACCTGTTGATCCACGACGCCCAGTACACCCAGGCCGAGTTCCGGGAGAAGGCCCACTGGGGCCACTGCACCGTCGAGTACGCCCTCCTGGTGGCGAGGGAGGCCGGCGCCCACCGGCTCGCCCTGTTCCACCACGATCCCGCCCACGACGACGACGAGATCGACCGCCTCCTATGGCACGCCCGCTGCATCTCCGAAGGTGCCGGCGGCGTGGACGAGGTGGTGGCGGCTGCTGAAGGCATGGTCATCGACCTCCCCAATCCCTGA
- a CDS encoding RodZ domain-containing protein encodes MSVLLLVVVLLVVAIVLSRLTWVSLGERRSIKHHEQAMDVLRSLAGGPQGSEHPEAGEHAEAGEHRGTHVNASVDDRGFPAPAPAKVVPEAVARREETIRVLRAQPTGAQPFTLDPSEARPGRQDQTAPAASAVPPPPPAPAPAAGRPGGSEPADQPVGVEARQGGAGSGPSWEPAHSPQIPADRNGEPARPAFVFIADDSGQPGPVTVPPTVADAIRSSARGRSGNGDGRADGHRLSRGGWGDGRERTGGDRWADGQHWGEEPAAGPTTLPSPPSIGDHDWSARSRSEARSRSRAGTRSRLWGRLLAPVHATGRITTGARHRVGSAGRPVPPDGDAGPDNGWLAEARGRGESTGESVKVTTVDVPAVTTADAVTAAPGPAIETTEGGDGAADTTAPNPEVPAGPPPVADRERVTGGVDGVDGVWPAFDAEHAEQPRPLVGRDGRRRRVGLVAGLAAIVVVVVVVAGVLAATMSGSSKSNKAQPTSQASPPPTAAPAPPRSPLNLVSSDQNGSLYNVNSSNVVVSAVASGRVWLEVVAGTGPFGSVVWQGILTSGQTQTVTNNAPVWIRIGAASNVTLSVNGSGVQLPQAPTTYNLTFSQGQT; translated from the coding sequence ATGAGCGTCTTGCTCCTCGTCGTGGTCCTGCTCGTCGTAGCCATCGTGCTGTCCCGTCTGACCTGGGTATCTCTGGGAGAGCGGCGGTCGATCAAGCACCACGAGCAGGCGATGGATGTGCTGCGGTCGCTAGCCGGCGGCCCCCAAGGGTCCGAGCATCCCGAGGCGGGCGAGCATGCCGAGGCGGGCGAGCACAGAGGCACGCACGTCAACGCGTCGGTGGACGACCGTGGCTTCCCCGCGCCGGCGCCCGCCAAGGTCGTGCCGGAGGCGGTGGCTCGTCGCGAGGAGACCATCCGGGTTCTGCGGGCCCAGCCGACCGGCGCCCAGCCGTTCACCCTCGACCCGTCGGAAGCCCGACCAGGCCGCCAGGACCAGACGGCGCCAGCGGCCTCGGCCGTGCCGCCGCCCCCGCCGGCGCCGGCCCCGGCTGCCGGCCGGCCCGGCGGCTCGGAGCCCGCCGATCAGCCGGTGGGGGTCGAGGCGCGCCAGGGCGGAGCGGGATCCGGGCCGTCGTGGGAGCCCGCCCATTCACCCCAGATTCCAGCGGACCGCAACGGAGAGCCGGCCAGGCCCGCCTTCGTGTTCATCGCGGATGACTCGGGCCAGCCCGGCCCCGTCACCGTGCCACCGACCGTTGCCGACGCCATCCGCAGCAGCGCCCGCGGGCGCTCTGGCAACGGCGATGGAAGGGCCGACGGTCATCGTCTCTCCCGTGGCGGGTGGGGCGACGGCCGCGAGAGGACCGGAGGAGACCGATGGGCCGACGGGCAGCACTGGGGCGAGGAGCCCGCCGCAGGGCCCACGACACTGCCCAGCCCCCCGTCGATCGGCGACCATGACTGGTCCGCCAGGTCCCGGTCCGAGGCCCGGTCTCGTTCGCGGGCGGGGACGCGATCGAGACTGTGGGGGCGATTGCTGGCACCGGTCCACGCCACGGGACGGATTACGACGGGGGCACGCCATCGTGTCGGGTCGGCTGGTCGCCCTGTCCCACCCGACGGCGACGCCGGTCCCGACAACGGGTGGCTCGCAGAGGCCCGCGGCCGGGGGGAGTCGACTGGCGAGAGCGTGAAGGTCACGACCGTCGACGTCCCGGCGGTGACGACCGCCGATGCGGTCACTGCCGCTCCCGGTCCTGCGATCGAGACGACCGAGGGCGGTGACGGCGCCGCCGACACGACCGCTCCCAACCCCGAGGTGCCTGCCGGGCCGCCGCCTGTCGCCGATCGTGAGCGCGTCACGGGCGGAGTCGACGGCGTCGACGGCGTCTGGCCCGCCTTCGACGCCGAACACGCCGAGCAGCCCCGGCCGCTGGTCGGGCGGGACGGACGACGGCGGCGGGTGGGTCTCGTTGCCGGCTTGGCGGCCATCGTGGTCGTCGTCGTTGTCGTCGCCGGTGTTCTCGCGGCCACCATGTCGGGCTCGTCCAAGTCCAACAAGGCCCAGCCGACCAGCCAAGCGTCGCCGCCACCGACGGCAGCCCCGGCTCCGCCTCGCTCGCCCTTGAATCTGGTCTCGAGTGACCAGAATGGATCGCTGTACAACGTCAACTCGAGCAACGTGGTCGTGTCGGCCGTGGCCAGCGGGCGGGTCTGGTTGGAGGTAGTGGCCGGGACGGGACCGTTCGGCTCGGTGGTGTGGCAGGGCATCCTCACGAGCGGCCAGACCCAGACCGTCACCAACAACGCGCCCGTCTGGATCCGCATCGGCGCGGCGTCCAACGTGACCCTGAGCGTCAACGGCAGCGGCGTCCAGCTGCCGCAGGCACCGACGACGTACAACCTGACCTTCTCGCAGGGCCAGACCTAG
- a CDS encoding flavin reductase family protein, with amino-acid sequence MAAQDDLQRGSAPTFDSARYREVLGHFATGVAVVTTADEDGPAGFTCQAFNALSLEPPLVVFAPSRTSQSWPRIEATRVFCANVLSEGQEALSRVFATKSQRKFDGVGWRPGTTGSPILHETLAWVECRLETAHDGGDHLVAIGRVLDMGVGHGQPLVFYRGGFGRFEV; translated from the coding sequence ATGGCTGCACAGGACGACCTCCAACGGGGCTCGGCGCCGACGTTCGACTCGGCTCGGTACCGCGAGGTGCTGGGTCACTTCGCCACGGGCGTCGCCGTGGTCACCACGGCCGACGAGGACGGCCCGGCCGGGTTCACCTGCCAGGCGTTCAACGCCCTGTCGCTCGAGCCGCCTCTGGTTGTTTTCGCGCCGTCCCGCACCTCGCAGAGCTGGCCGAGGATCGAGGCCACGAGGGTGTTCTGCGCCAACGTGCTGTCGGAGGGCCAGGAAGCGCTGAGCCGGGTGTTCGCAACCAAGAGCCAGCGGAAGTTCGACGGCGTCGGGTGGCGTCCCGGCACCACCGGATCCCCGATCCTGCACGAGACCCTGGCGTGGGTCGAGTGCCGCCTGGAGACGGCCCACGACGGTGGGGACCACCTCGTCGCCATCGGTCGTGTGCTGGACATGGGCGTCGGACACGGTCAACCGCTCGTGTTCTACCGGGGAGGCTTCGGCCGCTTCGAGGTCTGA
- the sufB gene encoding Fe-S cluster assembly protein SufB yields MATTDLDLDRYKLGWSDVEDYIFKPKKGVNADIVREMSWMKGEPDWMRDMRLKALRHFERKPMAPWFAVNMPDIDFDDIYYYIKPTEKQVDAWDELPDSVKATYEKLGIPEAERKYLAGVTAQYESEVVYHRNRDNLESQGVLFCDMDTALREYPDVVKQYFGTVIPPNDNKFAALNSAVWSGGSFIYVPPGVKVEMPLQAYFRINAENMGQFERTLIIADEGAQVHYIEGCSAPVYTSDSLHSAVVELVAKPSARITYTTIQNWSSNVYNLVTKRARCETEAHVEWIDGNIGSRLTMKYPSVYLMGPKASGEVLSVAYAGPGQHQDAGAKMIHAAPETSSTIVSKSVSKDGGITTYRGLVHVDEGATNAKSFVRCDALLLDEASTSNTKPYMEVEERDAQIGHEATVSKVGDDQLFYLMSRGLSEQQAMGMIVNGFIEPVTRTLPMEYAVEWSRLIELQMDDSVG; encoded by the coding sequence ATGGCAACCACCGATCTCGATCTCGACCGGTACAAGCTCGGCTGGAGCGACGTCGAGGACTACATCTTCAAGCCCAAGAAGGGCGTCAATGCCGACATCGTCCGGGAGATGTCCTGGATGAAGGGCGAACCCGACTGGATGCGGGACATGCGGCTCAAGGCGCTCCGGCACTTCGAGCGCAAGCCCATGGCGCCCTGGTTCGCCGTGAACATGCCGGACATCGACTTCGACGACATCTACTACTACATCAAGCCGACCGAGAAGCAGGTCGACGCCTGGGACGAGCTTCCCGACTCGGTGAAGGCCACCTACGAGAAGCTCGGGATCCCCGAGGCCGAGCGCAAGTACCTGGCCGGCGTCACCGCCCAGTACGAGTCGGAGGTGGTGTACCACCGCAACCGGGACAACCTCGAGAGCCAGGGGGTCCTGTTCTGCGACATGGACACCGCCCTGCGGGAGTACCCCGACGTCGTCAAGCAGTACTTCGGCACGGTCATCCCGCCCAACGACAACAAGTTCGCCGCCCTCAACTCGGCCGTGTGGTCGGGCGGCTCGTTCATCTACGTGCCGCCGGGCGTGAAGGTGGAGATGCCGCTCCAGGCCTACTTCCGGATCAACGCCGAGAACATGGGCCAGTTCGAGCGCACCCTCATCATCGCCGACGAGGGCGCCCAGGTGCACTACATCGAGGGGTGCTCGGCGCCGGTCTACACCTCCGACTCGCTTCACTCGGCCGTGGTCGAGCTGGTGGCCAAGCCCAGCGCCCGCATCACGTACACCACGATCCAGAACTGGTCGAGCAACGTCTACAACCTCGTGACCAAGCGGGCTCGGTGCGAGACCGAGGCCCACGTCGAATGGATCGACGGCAACATCGGGTCACGGCTGACGATGAAGTACCCCTCGGTGTACCTCATGGGCCCCAAGGCGTCGGGCGAGGTGCTCTCGGTGGCCTATGCCGGCCCCGGCCAGCACCAGGACGCCGGAGCCAAGATGATCCACGCCGCCCCCGAGACCAGCTCGACCATCGTGTCGAAGTCCGTGTCCAAGGACGGGGGCATCACCACGTACCGCGGGCTGGTCCACGTGGACGAGGGGGCCACCAACGCCAAGAGCTTCGTCCGCTGCGACGCCCTGCTCCTGGACGAGGCGAGCACGTCCAACACCAAGCCCTACATGGAGGTGGAGGAGCGCGACGCGCAGATCGGGCACGAGGCCACGGTCTCGAAGGTCGGGGACGACCAGCTCTTCTACCTGATGAGTCGCGGCCTCTCGGAGCAGCAGGCCATGGGCATGATCGTGAACGGCTTCATCGAGCCGGTGACCCGGACGCTGCCGATGGAGTACGCCGTCGAGTGGAGTCGGCTGATCGAGCTGCAGATGGACGACTCCGTCGGCTGA
- a CDS encoding S9 family peptidase — translation MSVPERKSDAAPAPPMAPRRPSVLRAHDDDRLDEWYWLRERDDPDVIAYLEAENAYTKAAMADTSALQENLYAEIVARIQETDLSVPVRKGPWSYYSRTVEGRQYAIHCRRPARPVGEPDPTDPGTSPGDPAEEVLLDGNELAAGHEYFSLGGLAVSPDHRLMAFAVDTTGGERHLLRFRDLSTGTDLPDQVEDVYYGLAWANDGATLFYTRPDDAMRPYQLWRHAVGTAPEADVCVHEERDERFYVGVSKTKDDAFFVLELESKVTSEARVLSGDDPDADFRVIEPRRQGVEYAVEHRDGRFLIVTNADAENFRLVEAPVDRPTRDAWRDVIAHRPDVRLEDIDVFAEHLVVYERAEASRRIRVTSLRDGGSHTVAQPESVSSAWGGPNPEFGSRVLRYDYSSLVTPRSVYDYDMEDRVPRLLKRQPVLGGYDPARYRTERAWATADDGTRIPISLVYREDRAPDGRGPALLYGYGAYEYSLDPIFSSLRLSMLDRGFLYAIAHVRGGGELGRRWYEDGKLLHKTNTFTDFVACASHLVDGGWTSADGLVARGGSAGGLLMGAVVNLAPRLFKAVIAEVPFVDCLTTILDDTLPLTVLEWEEWGNPRDDVDAYAYLKSYSPYDNVTAGPHPEMLVTAGLTDPRVSYWEPAKWVAKLRAADPDAQVLLKTEMGAGHQGPSGRYDAWRDEAFVLAFVLRAVGISA, via the coding sequence ATGTCGGTACCCGAACGCAAGTCAGACGCCGCTCCCGCTCCGCCCATGGCGCCCCGCCGGCCGTCCGTGCTGCGGGCCCACGATGACGACCGCCTCGATGAGTGGTACTGGCTGCGTGAGCGGGACGATCCCGACGTCATCGCCTACCTCGAGGCCGAGAACGCCTACACGAAGGCGGCGATGGCGGACACGTCCGCGCTCCAGGAAAACCTCTACGCCGAGATCGTCGCCCGGATCCAGGAGACCGACCTCTCGGTACCGGTCCGCAAGGGGCCCTGGAGCTACTACTCGAGGACGGTCGAGGGCCGCCAGTACGCCATCCACTGCCGCCGTCCGGCCCGACCTGTCGGCGAACCCGATCCGACTGACCCTGGCACCTCGCCCGGCGACCCGGCGGAGGAGGTCCTGCTCGACGGGAACGAGCTCGCCGCCGGCCACGAGTACTTCTCGCTGGGCGGGCTGGCGGTGAGCCCCGATCACCGGTTGATGGCCTTCGCGGTCGACACGACCGGCGGTGAACGGCATCTCCTGCGCTTCCGGGACCTCAGCACCGGCACGGACCTCCCGGACCAGGTCGAGGACGTGTACTACGGCCTGGCTTGGGCCAACGACGGAGCCACCCTCTTCTACACCCGACCGGACGATGCCATGCGCCCCTACCAGCTGTGGCGCCACGCGGTGGGTACGGCACCGGAGGCCGACGTGTGCGTGCACGAGGAGCGCGACGAGCGCTTTTACGTGGGCGTGTCGAAAACCAAGGACGACGCCTTCTTCGTGCTGGAGCTCGAGAGCAAGGTGACCAGCGAGGCCCGCGTGCTCTCCGGCGACGATCCCGATGCCGACTTCCGTGTGATCGAGCCCCGCCGACAGGGGGTGGAGTACGCGGTCGAGCACCGCGACGGGCGTTTCCTCATCGTGACCAACGCCGATGCCGAGAACTTCCGCCTCGTCGAGGCACCGGTCGACCGGCCAACCCGGGATGCCTGGCGGGACGTCATCGCACACCGGCCTGACGTGAGGCTGGAGGACATCGACGTGTTCGCCGAGCACCTGGTCGTGTACGAGCGGGCCGAGGCCAGCCGGCGGATCCGGGTGACCAGCCTGCGGGACGGGGGATCCCACACCGTCGCTCAGCCCGAGTCGGTCTCCAGCGCCTGGGGTGGGCCCAACCCCGAGTTCGGATCGCGGGTCCTCCGCTACGACTACAGCTCCCTCGTCACGCCCCGGTCGGTCTACGACTACGACATGGAGGACCGAGTGCCCCGGCTGCTGAAGCGCCAGCCGGTGCTCGGGGGCTACGACCCCGCCCGGTACCGGACCGAGCGGGCCTGGGCCACTGCGGACGACGGCACGAGGATTCCGATCTCGCTGGTCTACCGGGAGGACCGCGCGCCCGACGGGCGTGGACCGGCGCTTCTCTACGGCTACGGCGCCTACGAGTACAGCCTCGATCCCATCTTCTCGTCGCTTCGCCTCAGCATGCTGGATCGAGGCTTCCTCTACGCCATCGCCCACGTGCGCGGTGGGGGCGAGCTCGGGCGGCGCTGGTACGAGGACGGCAAGCTCCTCCACAAGACCAACACCTTCACCGACTTCGTTGCCTGCGCCAGTCACCTGGTCGACGGCGGCTGGACCTCGGCCGACGGGCTGGTGGCTCGGGGCGGGAGCGCCGGCGGGCTGCTGATGGGCGCCGTGGTCAATCTGGCGCCCCGGCTGTTCAAGGCCGTCATCGCCGAGGTGCCGTTCGTAGACTGCCTCACCACGATCCTCGACGACACGCTGCCCCTCACCGTGCTCGAGTGGGAAGAGTGGGGCAACCCCAGAGACGACGTCGATGCCTACGCCTACCTGAAGTCCTACTCGCCCTACGACAACGTGACCGCGGGCCCCCACCCCGAGATGCTCGTCACCGCCGGGCTCACCGACCCACGGGTCAGCTACTGGGAGCCGGCGAAGTGGGTGGCGAAGCTCCGCGCGGCCGATCCCGATGCCCAGGTGCTGCTGAAGACCGAGATGGGCGCCGGTCACCAGGGACCGTCGGGACGCTACGACGCCTGGCGGGACGAGGCGTTCGTGCTCGCCTTCGTACTCCGCGCCGTCGGGATCTCCGCCTGA